TGGAACACTGACCAGGTGCTGGCAAGCAGCAGAATGGCGATGATGCTCCAGGCGCCGATGCGCAAGGCCTGCCAGGGTATGCTGGGCTTGACTTGAGTTGGCGATGCGTCGGCGGATTTGACGCGACGCGCGCGCAACGCCGTATAGGCCGCGACAACCACGGCAAGGGTCAAGAGCAGTTTTGCAAACATTCGCTGAGTATCGCAGAGAATTGATGATTCGGTGTGGTTGGGCGCGTCTGCGGCTCCGGCTTGCGGGCGGGCGGTGCTGGGTCTTAGTATCGTCCCATGCAGAATACTAATTGGGTCCGCTTCATGGAACGCTTGCTGGTGCTGGCGCTCGCCGCTGCCTTGCTCGTCGCCTGCACCGAGCCGCCGCAGCCGACGATGAATTTCTACCATGCGGTGCATTCGGCCGATCTCGACCAAATCAAGCGGCATCTGTATTGGGGCACCGATGTCAACCAAGCCGGGCCGGGCGGCCGCCATGCGCTCGGCGTGGCTGTGGCGGACGGGGGGGTGGTGATCGCGCGCGAGTTGCTCGACCATGGGGCGCGTATGGACGTGCGTGATCGCCTCGGTCGCACGCCGCTGCACCTGGCGCTGGCCGCTGGGCGGGTTCAGGTGGCCGAACTGCTGCTGGCGCGCGGCGCCCAGGATGACCTTCAAGCCCTGCTCGGGCAGTTGGTGGCGGAGGGACACCTCGATCGCGATACCCTGGCGTTGCTGGCCAGCCGCGGTGTCGATCTGAATGCGCCCGGCGCGGACGGTCGCGCGCCGCTGCATCAGGCGGTGATGAACGGCCAGCTGAAGATGACCAAGTGGCTGCTGCAGGAGGGTGCCGATGTTAATCGTGTCACCGACTCGGGCGAGACCGCCCTGGACCTGGCTCGCGCCGCGGACGCCGATCCGAATGTGATCCGCCTACTGGAGCAATACGGCGCCGAGCGGTAAAGAGACCCAAGCCCGCGGGTGCCCCGGCGCCACATCAAACGCATTTTTGCGAGAATTTTGAAACCAGAGAATAAAGGATGAAGGACAATGGCTGAAACGGTCGAAGACCTCACTGTGACCTATGTCGAGGACGGCATCGAGACAACCAAAGAACTCGACAAGGTGATTCTGTCCAAGGGCAGCTGGGCGACGCTGCTGTTCCGCTACCAGGACTGGGACAGGGCGAAAGAGACCTATGGCGCCGAGAAATACACCATCCGCCGTTACCAGAAGCGCAGCGGTGAATATCGTCAGCAGTCAAAATTCAATATCTCCAGTGCCGCACAGGCGCGCGCGCTGATCGATGCACTGCAGGGCTGGCTGAAGGAATCCGAGGACTGACGCCCTGCCTGACTGCCATGCGCCCGCCGGGAATCCAATCCCGGGCGTTAGTTAGCTCGCTCTCGCGACTCGAACACCATCACGCTGCGCGCGACCACCATAAGCCGCGCGACAGTGATGCGCGGTTGCTCCGGCGGCGGCAGCACCGGGCGTGCGTCAGCCGTGTCGACAGCACGGGTCCAGTGGCGGCCGGGGAATTGCGGCAGCTCGCATAGCACCTGTTTGTCGCTCATGTTCATGATGACATGCAGATGCTCCTCGCCATCATCGCGCGCAGCCAAGGTGAAGGCGAGTAGGCGGGCATCTTCGGCGCCCCAGGGCGGGCGATCGATGCGCGCGCCATGCCAGGTGATGTCGGGCACGCCATGGCTGTGCTCGGCGCTGCCGCTCAGGAAATGGCGCCGGCGCAGGTTGGGGTGGCGCCGCCGCAGTGCGATCAGGCCGCGGGTGAACTCCAGCATGGCGCGCTGTGGCTCGACTTGGCTCCAGTCGAACCAACTGAGCGCATTGTTCTGGCAGTAAGAATTGTTATTCCCGCGCTGCGTGCGCAGAATTTCATCGCCAGCAAGAATCATGGGCACGCCCTGGCTCAGCATCAGAACGGCCATGAAGTTCATTGCCTGACGCTGGCGTAGCCCGAGAATGCTGGGGTCGTCCGTTGGTCCCTCAACACCGCAATTCCAACTGCGGTTATCGTTGTGCCCGTCACGATTGTCCTCGCCATTGGCCTCGTTGTGCTTGTGGTTGTAGCTGACCAGATCGTTCAGCGTGAAGCCATCGTGGCAGGTGACGAAGTTGATCGAATTGCCCGGCCGCCGCCCGCGTGCCTGGTACAGATCGCTCGAGCCGGAAATACGCGTCGCGACCTCATCAATACCCGGATCGCCGCGCACGAAAGCGCGAATCACATCCCGGTAGCGTCCGTTCCACTCCGCCCAGCGGTAACCGGGAAAGTCGCCGACTTGATAGAGTCCGGCGGCATCCCAGGCCTCGGCGATAATATGGGCGCGAGCCAGCTCAGGGGAGAGCTCAATCGACCACAGTACCGGGGCGTGCTGCTCGGGCTCGCCGGTCTCACCGCGCGCCATGGCGCTGGCAAGGTCGAAGCGAAAACCATCGACATGCATGTCGTGCGCCCAGAAATACAGGCTGTCGATCAAATAACGCGTCACCAGGGGGTGGTTGCAGTTGAAGGTATTGCCGCAGCCGGTGTAGTCGCGATACTGCGACCGGTCATCGAAGTCCAGGTGATAGAAGACTTCGTTGTCCATCCCTTTGAAGTTGATCAAGGGCCCGGTCGCGCCGCCCTCGGCGGTGTGATTGAACACCACATCAAGAATCACCCCAATGCCGGCGTGGTGCAGCGCCTTGACCATGTCGCGGAACTCATCGCGCGCATCCGCCGGGTTGACCGCATAGCCGGGGTGGGGGGCAAAAAAGCTATGGGTGCTGTAGCCCCAGTAGTTCTCAAGTCCCAGCTCGAGTGTCTTGGGCGGCGCGTCCTGCACATCAAAAGCCATCACCGGCAGCAGCTCCACATGGGTGATGCCGAGCTCCTGCAAATACGGGATTTTGTCGATCAGCGCGCGAAAGCTGCCAGGGTGTTCGGCGTCGGCCGAGTGATGGCGCGTGAAGCCGCCCACATGCAGCTCGTAGATAACGGCATCGACCAGCGGAATGTGCGGGTGCTCGTCGCCCTCCCAATCGTAGTTGTCGCAGCGAATCTGCGCGCGCATGGCGCTGCTGACATTATCTCCCGGCAGGCTGGCGCGCCCGCGATCCCACAGCCGGTCGCTGACCGTCGATGCCCAGGGGTCGAGCAGCAACTTGCCCGGATCATGGCGGCAACCGGTGCTCGCCGTGTCAGAGGGGCCGTCCATGCGCCAACCATAGAAGACGCCCTCGGGCAGGTCCTTAACCAGCAAATGCCAGAAGAAAAAGGTCCGGTGCTGCCAGGGGTCGAGCACAATGGTCTGAAAAGGCTCGGCGCTGTCGGCGTGCTCAAACAACAAGAGCTCGGCGGTGGTGGCGGTGTGGGAAAAACAGCAAAAATTTACACCACCGTCGATAAAGCGCGCACCCGCGCGATGCCAGGTGCCGGTGGTAACCTCAAAAGGGCCTAATGCCATGAAAATTCCTTGAGCGTGGAGCAGGGGAAGAACTCAGTGCCCGGCCGATCCCGCGCCATGCTCGGCTCGGAATCCGCCGAAATTCTGAAGAAAACATCTATAGAATAACAGCCTCAGCCGGGCGACGTGGGTGATGATACGCGATGAAGAAGAAAGAGCAGCCGATTGTGGGGGATTTCATTGCCGTCATCCTGGGGTTGATGGTGGTGCTCTACCTGGCGCTGGTATTTCTCGGTGAGGTCGACTACGCAAGTGCCTTCCAGATTGTGCTCTATGTGCTGGCAGGTCTGGCCGCGTTGATGGCCTTCGGGTTGCTTCTCGCGCTGCTGCGCAACGACGACATCCGCAAGATCTTTATCCTGTATGACGCGCAGAACGCGCGTTTTGTCTCCAAGCTCTATGAAGCCTTAAAAATGACGCCCTTCAAAATTCTGTGGGACAAAAGGGAGGTCCAGGTCGGCGACAATATCGAGGAAAAGCTCAAGGAGCTATTCGACAGCAGCAGCGACATCGTTTTTGTGATCTCTCATCAGAGCGTGGCGTCGAACTGGGCCGAGCTTGCCATCGCCAAGGCCCTCAAAAAAAACAAGCGCATCTTCCCGGTATTGGTCGATGACGCCGAACCTCCGGAAGCACTTCAGGGAATCAAAGCAGCAGACTTCCGGATGTCGTTCGACGACGGCTATTTCAGTCTGAGAGAGGCACTTCAGACACGCAGGGAGGAAATGCCTCCGCCAACTGCACCTAAGCCCCCCGGGCAAGACGCCGGCCAAAATGCAGCACCAAGCCCCTAATTGTCCGTGAATAATTGTTGTTATTGGAAGTACTGGGGCAAAGCTCGCGGCACTGAAGCCGAACTGGTAAGCGCTTCCCCAATTTGGCACCCATTCGCCTATCACTCGCTTGACGTGGCCGCAGTGGCTACGGAATTCCTGAGGCTTTCGCCTGGGACGCTAGCAAAAATCAGTCAGGCTGTTGGTGTGGTTGGTGAAGAAAGAATGGCCGAATTGGTCGCGTGGTTGCGGTTTTTTGTTGCACTGCATGATATCGGCAAGCTACACGCGGTTTTTCAGTCGCAATCTTTCGCTGCACTGGCCTGCTGCTGGCCCGAACTCGGTGCCACCAGCATTATTCGCCCGGTGAGTCGTTATCATCATGGTTTAAATGGGTTCGCGGTTTGTGAGTTGGAGATTGCCGACTGGCTCGGTCAGAAAAGTCGAAGGTGGCGGCGGCAATTTAAGCTTTGGCTCGCTGCAGTCATGGGCCATCACGGAGACCTCCCGCAAGAGGGCGGTTTTGAAGCGTCCCGCTCTTACGCGGGGTGCTTGCCTGAGATCATCGAGCATGACAGAAATGCCCGTCGCCAATGGGTCAAGACCGCCGCGGACATCTTCCTGAGACCTGAAGGACTGTCGTTGGCGGTAAACCAACCACCGGTCTGCAGTCCTGTTGCTCAGCGTCTGATCGCAGGTTTTTGCAGCCTATGCGATTGGATTGGATCGGATGCAAGGGATTTCAGGTATGCGCCTTTGAATGAAACAGCAGAGGATTATTTCGACGCGCGATGCGGCTGGATCCGACAAGTTGATTTGTTGACGCGCAAAGGTCTGTGCGCATCCGCGCGGCCTTACGCCGGGGTCGAGGCGCTGCTACCAGAAGGCCGCTTTGCCCGGGGGGTTCAACGCCTGCTAGATCGCTGCTCGATCGAGCCGGCGCTAACCATTGTCGAAGCGCCGACCGGCACCGGAAAAACCGAGGCGGCGCTTGCGTTGGCATGGCGCCTCTTGGCGGCGAAGCGAGCGGACTCGGTGATTTTGGCGTTGCCCACGCAGGCTACGGCCAATGCGATGTTGGCCCGCGCGCAAGGGTTTGGGCAACGGGTGTTCGGGGCTGCGAGCCTAGTTCTTGCGCATGGAAAAAGCGGTTTTTATCCCGGCTTTCGCGATTTGGTCGCGGCAGGCCGAACGA
Above is a genomic segment from Thiorhodovibrio litoralis containing:
- a CDS encoding ankyrin repeat domain-containing protein, producing the protein MERLLVLALAAALLVACTEPPQPTMNFYHAVHSADLDQIKRHLYWGTDVNQAGPGGRHALGVAVADGGVVIARELLDHGARMDVRDRLGRTPLHLALAAGRVQVAELLLARGAQDDLQALLGQLVAEGHLDRDTLALLASRGVDLNAPGADGRAPLHQAVMNGQLKMTKWLLQEGADVNRVTDSGETALDLARAADADPNVIRLLEQYGAER
- the glgX gene encoding glycogen debranching protein GlgX, which encodes MALGPFEVTTGTWHRAGARFIDGGVNFCCFSHTATTAELLLFEHADSAEPFQTIVLDPWQHRTFFFWHLLVKDLPEGVFYGWRMDGPSDTASTGCRHDPGKLLLDPWASTVSDRLWDRGRASLPGDNVSSAMRAQIRCDNYDWEGDEHPHIPLVDAVIYELHVGGFTRHHSADAEHPGSFRALIDKIPYLQELGITHVELLPVMAFDVQDAPPKTLELGLENYWGYSTHSFFAPHPGYAVNPADARDEFRDMVKALHHAGIGVILDVVFNHTAEGGATGPLINFKGMDNEVFYHLDFDDRSQYRDYTGCGNTFNCNHPLVTRYLIDSLYFWAHDMHVDGFRFDLASAMARGETGEPEQHAPVLWSIELSPELARAHIIAEAWDAAGLYQVGDFPGYRWAEWNGRYRDVIRAFVRGDPGIDEVATRISGSSDLYQARGRRPGNSINFVTCHDGFTLNDLVSYNHKHNEANGEDNRDGHNDNRSWNCGVEGPTDDPSILGLRQRQAMNFMAVLMLSQGVPMILAGDEILRTQRGNNNSYCQNNALSWFDWSQVEPQRAMLEFTRGLIALRRRHPNLRRRHFLSGSAEHSHGVPDITWHGARIDRPPWGAEDARLLAFTLAARDDGEEHLHVIMNMSDKQVLCELPQFPGRHWTRAVDTADARPVLPPPEQPRITVARLMVVARSVMVFESRERAN
- a CDS encoding toll/interleukin-1 receptor domain-containing protein — translated: MKKKEQPIVGDFIAVILGLMVVLYLALVFLGEVDYASAFQIVLYVLAGLAALMAFGLLLALLRNDDIRKIFILYDAQNARFVSKLYEALKMTPFKILWDKREVQVGDNIEEKLKELFDSSSDIVFVISHQSVASNWAELAIAKALKKNKRIFPVLVDDAEPPEALQGIKAADFRMSFDDGYFSLREALQTRREEMPPPTAPKPPGQDAGQNAAPSP